From Candidatus Angelobacter sp.:
ACCGCAGGGAATATGGCGTTGACCAGTTTTTCGTTTCCCACCACCACCTTGTTTGGCGCGGGCGCGCTTGCGGCCTTGCCCGGGCGACTGACTGCTTTGGGGATTCAGCGCCCGCTGGTTGTCACCGACTCCGGGCTCCTCGGCACCCAGGCCTTTGAACGACTTCAGCAAACGCTCGGAGAAAAAGAGCGTTCCAGAAGCTGGTTTCTCCACCACGGCGTTCATCCAAACCCGGTCGAGCGGGACGTCGTTGAGGCAGCGGAAGCGTTTCGCGCGAATGACTGCGACGGGATTATCGCCATCGGCGGCGGCAGCCCGTTGGATGCGGGCAAGGCCGCGCGGCTGCTGGCCAAACGCCCCGGCTTTGAACTGGCGCGGTTCTATGACGAACCCGACTGGTCCGCGCTCGCTCCGTTTGTCGCCATCCCGACAACTGCCGGCACCGGCAGCGAAGTTGGGCGAAGTTCCGTCATCACGTTGGACGCGACAAAACGCAAGGCGGTCATCTTTCATCCCGAACTGTTGGCGAAACTGGTGATTCTCGATCCGGAGCTGACCGTTGGGTTGCCACCCAAACTTACGGCCGCGACCGGCGCTGACGCGCTCACCCATTGCATCGAGTCTTACACCTGCCCGGCTTTCCACCCGATGTGCGACGGCATTGCTCTGGAAGGCGTCCGGCTCATTGTGGACGCCCTGCCGCGCGCTTACAAAAACAGCGGCGACCTCGACGCCCGCGGCCGGATGCTGGTTGCCGCGGCGATGGGCGCGGTCGCGTTTCAAAAGGACCTGGGCGTCGTTCATTCCATGGCCCACCCGCTCTCGACCATCTGCGGGATGCACCACGGCCTTGCGAACGCGCTCTGTCTCGTTGCCGGGATGAAATTCTGCGCGGCTCGCAGCCCCGGCCTTTACCGGCGCGTTGGCATCGCCTGCGGCCTCGACGTGATGAAGAAGTCAAACAGCGAAGCCGACCAGCACACCATCGGATTCATCACGGATTTTTTGGCCGGTATCGGTCTCGACAAAAAACTCGGCGCACATGGAGTGAAACCGGAGCACCTTGACGCGCTGGTCGTCCAGGCTGTCGAAGATCCGTGCCACAAGACGAATGCCGTGCCGGTCGCCATGGAGGATTTTCGGAAGCTCTACCTTGAAGTTCTATGACACTTCCCGCGCAGCTTTTTGTTGATGGCGTCCGCCGCGATTCCTCTTCGGGAAACCGGGCCGCGCTGATCAACCCGGCAACTGAAGAAGCTCTGGTCGAGGTTGCCGCCGCAGACGTTGCCGACGCAAACGCCGCCGTCGAATCCGCGCAACGCGCCTGGGAATCCGGCTGGCGCGACCTTGCCCCCGGCAAACGCGAAGCCGTCCTCCACGCCGTCGCGCGCAAACTGCGCGAGCATCTTGAAGAG
This genomic window contains:
- a CDS encoding iron-containing alcohol dehydrogenase — encoded protein: MALTSFSFPTTTLFGAGALAALPGRLTALGIQRPLVVTDSGLLGTQAFERLQQTLGEKERSRSWFLHHGVHPNPVERDVVEAAEAFRANDCDGIIAIGGGSPLDAGKAARLLAKRPGFELARFYDEPDWSALAPFVAIPTTAGTGSEVGRSSVITLDATKRKAVIFHPELLAKLVILDPELTVGLPPKLTAATGADALTHCIESYTCPAFHPMCDGIALEGVRLIVDALPRAYKNSGDLDARGRMLVAAAMGAVAFQKDLGVVHSMAHPLSTICGMHHGLANALCLVAGMKFCAARSPGLYRRVGIACGLDVMKKSNSEADQHTIGFITDFLAGIGLDKKLGAHGVKPEHLDALVVQAVEDPCHKTNAVPVAMEDFRKLYLEVL